Proteins encoded by one window of Emticicia oligotrophica DSM 17448:
- a CDS encoding VCBS repeat-containing protein encodes MKSIVKILSTITVISLVFSSCKSGNKENDVALFKKLSPTETKVDFTNQITESKDFNILDYLYFYNGGGVSAGDINNDGLTDLFFVSNQGKNKLYINKGVKDGVPQFEDISEKAGIGGFSDWKTGSTMVDINGDGLLDIYVCAVSNYKGLEGSNELYINNGDLTFTEKADEYGLDFAGFSTQAAFFDYDKDGDLDMYLLNHAVHNTRSYDRVNTRMLKDNEAGDYLYRNDNGKFTDVSKEAGIYQAAMGYGLGISVADINNDGWLDIYVSNDFHEDDYYYINQKNGKFSEEMKQHFKHLSRFSMGSDVADINNDGYQDIMTLDMYPEDEKVEKSSVGEDPLEIYLYKLQFGYFNQYSRNCLQLSMGGKKFSDIAPSAGVMATDWSWSTLMADYDGDGIKDIFITNGILRRPNDLDYLKFIASDSLHYNVPTSEKLDQEAIDKMPSGKWHNYLYKGTKELRFQDKSMVWGFEEEGISNGAAYADLDNDGDLDLISNNLNEPASIYLNNSRQLLQNNFVKVKFKGNDKNKFGVGAKVILKTSEGEQLQQMMPTRGFMSSVEPSLIFGIGKQTKVDTMIVIWENQKMEIIKNPTINTTLTVEESKAQINVSDFQFFVPAKPIFEEVSTETNIPFVHQENVYFDFNREFLIPFKVSVDGPKMAVGDANGDGLEDFYVGGAKYQAGALYLQKAGGGFSLSPQAVFQADSLQEDVDALFFDADGDKDQDLYVVSGGNEFYDKMPQQFDRLYINDGKGNFTKSTTALPEMYDNKSCVRPCDFDKDGDIDLFVGGRVVGYNYGKSPRSYLLVNNGKGKFTDITVNKAPDLREAGMITDAIWADLDKDGDQDLTVIGDWMPIKMFENNKGKFTEIDNKLSSYTGFWNGITAADYDKDGDIDLVIGNLGTNTKFRKEEGGQLKMLIKDIDGNDAKDHIIAYNRGSDWYPVNSKDEMGKQLPSIINKKYVEYKNFAGKTIDELFTSKELKDAEEKLVNTFESVYLENQGNNTFKMSYLPSLAQVSKVMSLVTEDVDNDGNLDVIVGGNFSGANMYQARYDAFFGLILKGNGKGQFTASVPTDNGLLMEGDVRDIKTLNTPKGKLYFVTRNNDKLQVFRKIPN; translated from the coding sequence ATGAAATCAATAGTTAAAATTTTAAGTACAATTACGGTTATTTCTTTAGTTTTTAGTTCTTGTAAATCTGGTAATAAAGAAAATGATGTTGCTTTATTCAAAAAGCTATCACCAACAGAAACAAAGGTTGATTTTACGAATCAAATTACCGAATCCAAAGATTTTAATATTCTCGATTATCTATATTTCTATAATGGTGGAGGGGTTTCTGCGGGCGATATCAATAATGATGGGCTTACAGATTTATTCTTTGTTTCGAATCAAGGCAAGAATAAACTTTATATCAATAAAGGAGTAAAAGATGGCGTGCCTCAATTTGAGGATATTTCTGAAAAGGCAGGTATTGGTGGTTTTTCTGATTGGAAAACAGGCTCAACTATGGTTGATATCAATGGTGATGGACTACTCGATATCTATGTGTGTGCAGTAAGTAATTACAAAGGTCTTGAGGGCTCAAATGAGCTTTATATCAACAACGGAGATTTAACATTTACCGAAAAAGCTGATGAATACGGCCTCGATTTTGCTGGTTTCTCTACACAAGCAGCTTTCTTCGATTACGATAAAGATGGCGACTTAGATATGTATCTCCTCAATCATGCCGTGCACAATACTCGTTCTTATGACCGCGTAAATACACGTATGCTCAAGGATAATGAAGCAGGCGACTATCTTTACCGAAACGATAATGGTAAATTTACTGATGTAAGTAAAGAAGCTGGCATTTATCAAGCGGCTATGGGCTATGGTTTGGGCATTTCGGTGGCGGATATCAATAATGATGGCTGGCTGGATATTTATGTAAGCAATGATTTTCATGAAGATGATTATTATTACATCAATCAAAAAAATGGCAAATTCAGCGAAGAAATGAAGCAACACTTCAAGCATTTGAGTCGCTTTTCGATGGGTTCAGATGTGGCTGATATTAATAATGATGGGTATCAAGACATCATGACGCTTGATATGTATCCAGAAGATGAAAAAGTAGAAAAATCTTCAGTTGGTGAAGACCCGCTCGAAATTTATCTCTATAAACTTCAATTTGGTTATTTCAATCAATATAGCCGTAACTGTTTGCAGTTGAGCATGGGTGGTAAAAAGTTTAGTGACATTGCTCCATCAGCTGGCGTAATGGCTACCGATTGGAGTTGGAGTACACTCATGGCCGACTACGATGGCGATGGTATCAAAGATATTTTCATTACGAATGGCATTCTTCGTCGCCCAAATGATTTAGATTACCTTAAGTTCATTGCCAGCGATTCGCTGCATTACAATGTGCCAACTTCTGAAAAACTCGACCAAGAAGCCATTGATAAAATGCCAAGCGGAAAATGGCATAACTATCTATATAAAGGCACGAAAGAGCTTCGTTTTCAGGATAAATCAATGGTTTGGGGCTTTGAAGAAGAGGGAATCTCAAATGGTGCAGCTTATGCTGACTTAGATAATGATGGAGACTTAGACCTTATTTCAAATAATCTCAACGAACCCGCAAGTATTTACCTCAATAACAGCCGTCAACTCTTGCAAAACAATTTTGTCAAAGTCAAATTTAAAGGCAATGACAAAAATAAATTTGGAGTTGGGGCAAAGGTTATCTTAAAGACTTCCGAAGGAGAGCAGCTTCAGCAGATGATGCCTACGCGTGGATTTATGAGCTCGGTTGAACCTTCTTTGATATTTGGTATTGGTAAACAAACCAAGGTCGATACGATGATTGTCATTTGGGAAAATCAAAAAATGGAAATCATTAAAAATCCAACTATCAATACAACGCTTACGGTTGAAGAAAGCAAAGCTCAAATAAACGTTTCGGATTTTCAGTTTTTTGTGCCTGCTAAACCAATTTTTGAGGAAGTAAGTACCGAAACTAATATTCCTTTTGTGCATCAAGAAAATGTTTATTTCGATTTTAACCGTGAATTCTTAATTCCATTTAAAGTTTCTGTTGATGGCCCAAAAATGGCAGTTGGCGATGCAAATGGCGATGGACTTGAAGATTTTTATGTAGGCGGAGCAAAATACCAAGCTGGAGCATTATACCTTCAAAAAGCTGGTGGTGGCTTTAGTCTTTCACCACAAGCAGTCTTCCAAGCAGATTCATTGCAGGAAGATGTTGATGCCCTCTTCTTTGATGCCGATGGCGATAAAGACCAAGACCTCTACGTAGTTTCGGGTGGAAACGAATTTTATGATAAAATGCCTCAACAATTCGACCGATTATATATCAACGATGGTAAAGGTAATTTCACGAAATCAACTACTGCCCTTCCCGAAATGTACGATAATAAATCATGTGTACGACCATGTGATTTTGACAAAGACGGAGACATTGACTTATTTGTTGGTGGACGAGTAGTAGGCTATAATTACGGAAAATCGCCACGTTCTTATCTTTTGGTTAATAATGGAAAGGGTAAATTTACAGATATAACAGTCAACAAAGCACCCGACCTACGAGAAGCAGGAATGATTACTGATGCTATTTGGGCAGATTTAGACAAAGATGGCGACCAAGATTTAACTGTAATTGGCGACTGGATGCCAATCAAGATGTTTGAAAATAATAAAGGTAAGTTTACTGAAATTGATAATAAACTATCTTCTTACACTGGTTTTTGGAACGGAATCACCGCCGCAGATTATGACAAAGATGGCGATATTGACTTAGTTATTGGTAATTTAGGTACCAATACGAAATTCAGAAAAGAAGAAGGTGGCCAACTAAAAATGCTTATTAAGGATATTGACGGCAATGATGCCAAAGATCACATCATCGCCTATAATCGAGGAAGCGATTGGTATCCTGTCAATAGCAAAGATGAAATGGGTAAGCAATTGCCAAGTATTATCAATAAAAAATATGTTGAGTATAAAAACTTTGCAGGAAAGACCATTGATGAACTCTTCACGAGTAAAGAACTAAAAGATGCAGAAGAAAAACTTGTGAATACCTTTGAGTCTGTTTACCTCGAAAACCAAGGAAATAACACTTTCAAAATGAGTTATCTGCCAAGTTTAGCTCAAGTATCAAAGGTGATGAGCCTCGTAACAGAAGATGTTGATAACGATGGAAACCTTGACGTAATCGTAGGTGGAAATTTCAGTGGAGCAAATATGTATCAGGCTCGTTATGATGCTTTCTTTGGTCTTATTTTAAAAGGCAATGGAAAAGGCCAATTCACGGCATCAGTTCCAACTGATAATGGTTTGTTGATGGAAGGAGATGTAAGAGATATTAAAACGCTTAATACACCAAAAGGCAAACTCTATTTCGTAACTCGCAATAATGACAAATTGCAAGTTTTCAGAAAAATACCAAATTAA
- a CDS encoding FG-GAP repeat domain-containing protein yields MKLKNINLFIISTFLAVGVAAISVSCENSKVAEGEKLAQQYCSSCHLLPSPDMLPKNVWQYSTLPYMGIMMGVETEINGLEKPLSDYAILRPASQMISDEDWLKIKRYYLAKAPKTLEFPKYEALEELKDMFLVQQTTLAIKGATIPNFTAVCFDTLNRKIIAGDQSNHVIWVLDQNGETKQSILNQHALTNVDLAHADKQDYLFTYIGTTTQANPDVNGSAEQVSLANNTFKFQQKLLPNLNRPIEVLSKNLDDSPEDELISNEFGFKAGGLSIWKKDAKNQYQRKQLSTQTGATKTIIMDFNGDKRNDILALFAQGDEQIILYLNKGNLNFEAKQLLRFPSIYGTSSFDIADINKDGKFDIVCTAGDNADFSTILKPYHGVYVYTNTGNFTFKQSHFFQQNGATKVIPRDFDNDGDIDMASIALFPDTDHRPLEGFMYFENTGDHFKQKTLPINHLGRWSVMDAADIDHDGDIDMVLGSHPVAKFPAGFDQAWKQGSGLIILRNKTY; encoded by the coding sequence ATGAAGCTAAAAAACATTAATTTATTCATCATAAGTACCTTTTTGGCAGTTGGTGTAGCGGCCATTTCTGTCAGTTGTGAAAACTCAAAAGTAGCAGAAGGTGAAAAACTGGCTCAACAATATTGTTCGAGTTGTCATCTCTTGCCAAGCCCAGATATGTTGCCAAAAAATGTGTGGCAATATAGTACATTGCCTTATATGGGTATCATGATGGGCGTTGAAACCGAAATCAATGGTTTAGAAAAACCATTATCCGACTACGCCATTTTACGTCCAGCTTCACAAATGATAAGTGATGAAGATTGGCTTAAAATCAAACGATATTATTTGGCCAAAGCACCAAAAACGCTTGAATTTCCAAAATATGAAGCTCTGGAAGAACTCAAAGACATGTTTTTGGTTCAGCAAACTACTTTAGCAATTAAAGGGGCAACTATTCCAAATTTTACAGCTGTTTGCTTCGATACGCTCAATAGAAAAATCATTGCGGGTGACCAGTCGAACCATGTGATTTGGGTACTCGACCAAAATGGAGAAACCAAACAATCTATTCTCAATCAACATGCCCTCACAAACGTTGACCTCGCACATGCCGATAAACAAGATTATTTATTTACCTATATCGGTACAACCACGCAGGCAAATCCAGATGTGAATGGTTCGGCTGAGCAAGTTTCGTTGGCTAATAATACCTTCAAATTTCAACAAAAACTTTTACCAAATCTGAATCGTCCGATAGAGGTTTTGTCCAAAAACTTAGATGATTCTCCCGAAGATGAACTCATAAGCAATGAGTTTGGATTTAAAGCTGGTGGACTTTCTATTTGGAAAAAAGACGCAAAAAATCAATATCAGCGTAAACAATTAAGCACACAAACTGGAGCTACCAAAACCATTATTATGGACTTTAATGGTGATAAACGCAACGATATTTTAGCTCTTTTTGCCCAAGGTGACGAACAAATAATTCTGTATCTCAATAAAGGAAACCTAAACTTTGAGGCGAAACAATTATTACGTTTCCCATCGATTTACGGAACAAGCTCATTTGACATTGCCGACATCAATAAAGATGGAAAGTTTGATATTGTATGTACGGCCGGCGACAATGCTGATTTTTCTACCATTCTAAAGCCTTATCACGGGGTTTATGTATATACCAATACTGGTAATTTTACATTCAAACAAAGTCATTTTTTCCAACAAAACGGAGCAACCAAAGTCATTCCAAGAGACTTTGACAACGATGGAGATATTGACATGGCTTCGATTGCACTTTTCCCAGATACCGATCACCGTCCGCTTGAAGGATTTATGTATTTTGAAAACACAGGCGATCATTTCAAACAAAAAACACTTCCCATTAATCACTTAGGTCGATGGAGTGTGATGGATGCCGCTGATATTGACCACGATGGCGACATTGATATGGTTCTGGGCAGCCATCCAGTTGCGAAGTTTCCTGCGGGTTTCGACCAAGCTTGGAAACAAGGAAGTGGTTTAATTATTTTACGAAACAAAACATATTAA
- a CDS encoding VCBS repeat-containing protein translates to MKKSLWAISCAVLLLSCSKSEDTLFESLPSSATGIDFVNRSLERKDFNIFNYRNFYNGGGVAIGDINNDGLSDIFVTSNFEDNKLYLNKGKMTFEDITVKAGIVGKKFWSTGVTFADVNGDGLMDIYVCNSGSRDQRGNQLYINQGIKGGIPSFVEKAAEAGLEDGGFSTHAAFFDYDRDGDLDMYLLNNSFTPIDKLGYMNLREERDKLGGDKLFRNDSPATLVKGETPKFTDVSAEAGIYGSLIGFGLGITIGDVNNDNWPDIYISNDFYERDYLYINQKNGTFKEDLVNEMPHISLSSMGADIADINNDGNLDIFVTDMLPGDDRRLKTTSVFEGYNLVDLKLKRGFWHQYMRNNLQLNNGDGTFSEVGQLAGVHATDWSWGALIFDMDNDGLKDLFVANGIAKDLTDQDFVEFLGDRNTMQQMLEGKKFNAKEFIDKISSVPVPNYAFKNNGNLNFTNSAQSWGLEGPGFSNGSAYGDLDNDGDLDLVVNNVNAPLSVFKNKTNEKTKNHFLTVKLKGTAKNLNGIGSTITVYQQGTSIVLQQMPNRGFQSSCDHQMVFGLGEKGTIDSLRVVWPDDKMQVLKNVKTNQTISLDYKDANQVFKQFFAPKKPIFTDITASTLDYTHVESNFQDYDRDVLLKQKYSTQGPAMAVGDVNGDGLDDLYLGGATGQEKQLFIQQKNGKFIKSTQPDFGMDLTTENTDAIFFDADKDNDLDLFIVTGSNEFPENAPELHDLLYLNDGKGNFKRDVRFPAIFENGSCVTAADFDKDGDNDLFVGSRMISGKYGYSPASNLYINDGTGEFKNQSKRYMPEITSLGMITDAEWSDIDKDGFVDLIITQDWGEIVVFKNERGKKMTLANKIKDSEGLWNCIKPADIDGDGDTDFIVGNIGDNTKLKVSPETPAFLHAKDFDNSGTIEQIISCLTEDGKTYPMVLKGELQRALPMIKRKYVKYTDYANQTITDMFTAEQMKDCVERKITTTKSIMLINDGKGNFEVKALPIEAQYSRMAAIETGDFDNDGILDILLAGNFYDVLPEWGRFDASYGVFLKGKGKGVFQSIKTSDSGFKTVGQVRKMYKLKTGANKEVLVLAKNNDKAQVFGFNK, encoded by the coding sequence ATGAAAAAATCTCTTTGGGCTATCTCGTGTGCAGTGCTTCTGCTATCTTGTAGTAAGTCGGAAGATACGCTATTCGAGTCATTGCCATCATCAGCAACTGGAATAGATTTTGTCAACCGAAGTCTGGAGCGTAAAGACTTTAATATCTTCAACTACCGAAACTTCTATAACGGTGGTGGAGTGGCCATTGGTGATATTAACAATGATGGCCTTTCAGATATCTTCGTTACTTCAAATTTTGAAGATAATAAACTCTATTTAAATAAAGGGAAAATGACTTTTGAAGACATCACAGTAAAAGCTGGGATTGTTGGTAAGAAGTTTTGGTCAACAGGTGTAACCTTTGCCGATGTCAATGGCGATGGCTTAATGGATATTTATGTCTGTAATTCAGGAAGTCGCGACCAACGTGGCAACCAACTTTATATCAATCAAGGTATCAAAGGAGGTATTCCGAGTTTTGTGGAAAAGGCCGCTGAAGCAGGCTTAGAAGATGGAGGATTCTCTACTCACGCCGCATTCTTTGATTATGACCGTGACGGCGACCTCGATATGTATTTGCTCAATAACAGCTTCACTCCTATTGATAAGTTGGGCTACATGAATTTGCGTGAAGAACGTGATAAACTTGGTGGTGATAAACTTTTTAGGAATGATAGCCCTGCAACTCTTGTAAAGGGGGAAACACCTAAATTCACCGATGTTTCGGCTGAAGCAGGTATTTACGGAAGCCTTATTGGCTTTGGTTTGGGAATTACAATAGGTGATGTAAATAACGACAACTGGCCTGATATTTATATTTCTAACGATTTTTACGAAAGAGATTATCTATATATCAACCAAAAGAATGGTACATTTAAAGAAGACCTCGTCAATGAAATGCCTCATATTAGTCTCAGCTCAATGGGAGCAGATATTGCCGATATTAATAATGATGGGAACCTCGATATTTTTGTAACCGACATGCTTCCAGGTGATGACCGTCGCTTGAAAACTACCAGTGTTTTTGAAGGGTATAACCTCGTTGATTTGAAATTAAAGCGTGGTTTTTGGCACCAATATATGCGTAATAACTTACAGCTTAATAATGGCGATGGAACCTTTAGCGAAGTGGGGCAGTTGGCGGGCGTACACGCAACAGACTGGAGCTGGGGTGCTTTGATTTTCGATATGGACAATGATGGTCTGAAAGACCTTTTTGTTGCCAATGGTATTGCAAAAGACCTTACAGACCAAGATTTTGTTGAGTTTTTAGGTGACAGAAACACTATGCAACAAATGCTCGAAGGCAAGAAATTTAATGCCAAAGAGTTTATTGATAAGATTTCTTCGGTGCCAGTACCCAATTATGCCTTCAAAAATAATGGCAATCTAAACTTCACTAATAGTGCCCAATCATGGGGTTTAGAAGGCCCGGGCTTTTCAAATGGTTCGGCCTATGGAGATTTAGATAATGATGGAGACTTAGATTTAGTAGTAAATAATGTTAATGCCCCATTATCGGTCTTCAAAAATAAAACCAATGAGAAGACAAAAAACCACTTCCTTACTGTAAAACTAAAGGGTACAGCCAAAAACTTAAATGGCATTGGCTCTACCATTACAGTTTACCAACAAGGAACAAGTATTGTTTTACAACAAATGCCTAATCGTGGATTTCAATCTTCCTGCGACCACCAAATGGTATTTGGTTTAGGCGAAAAAGGGACGATTGATTCACTAAGAGTTGTTTGGCCTGACGATAAAATGCAGGTATTAAAAAATGTAAAAACCAACCAAACAATTTCACTTGATTACAAAGATGCCAATCAAGTGTTTAAGCAATTCTTTGCTCCAAAAAAACCTATTTTTACCGATATTACTGCCTCAACACTTGATTACACCCATGTAGAAAGTAATTTCCAAGACTATGACCGTGATGTGTTATTGAAGCAAAAATATTCTACACAAGGCCCGGCAATGGCTGTGGGTGATGTAAATGGTGATGGCCTTGACGACCTTTATCTAGGAGGTGCAACTGGACAAGAAAAACAGTTATTCATTCAGCAAAAAAACGGCAAATTCATCAAATCTACTCAGCCTGATTTTGGGATGGATTTAACCACCGAAAACACCGATGCCATTTTCTTCGATGCTGATAAAGACAATGACCTTGACTTATTTATAGTTACTGGTAGTAACGAATTTCCTGAAAATGCCCCTGAACTACATGATTTATTGTATTTGAATGATGGAAAAGGCAATTTCAAAAGAGATGTTCGTTTCCCTGCTATTTTTGAAAATGGTTCTTGCGTAACTGCCGCTGATTTCGATAAAGATGGCGATAACGACTTATTTGTTGGTTCTCGTATGATTTCTGGCAAGTATGGTTATAGCCCTGCCAGCAATCTTTATATCAATGATGGAACTGGTGAGTTTAAAAATCAGTCAAAACGATATATGCCTGAAATTACTTCACTTGGCATGATTACAGATGCCGAATGGAGCGATATTGATAAGGATGGCTTCGTTGATTTAATCATTACTCAAGATTGGGGCGAAATCGTTGTCTTCAAGAATGAGCGTGGTAAGAAAATGACACTTGCCAATAAAATAAAAGATTCGGAAGGTCTTTGGAATTGTATCAAGCCTGCTGACATCGACGGCGATGGAGATACCGACTTTATCGTGGGAAATATTGGAGATAATACAAAACTCAAAGTTTCGCCTGAAACTCCTGCATTCTTACACGCCAAAGACTTTGATAATAGTGGAACCATCGAGCAGATTATTTCTTGCCTTACAGAAGATGGCAAAACCTATCCGATGGTTTTGAAAGGTGAGCTTCAAAGAGCATTACCGATGATAAAACGTAAGTATGTAAAATATACAGATTACGCCAATCAGACAATTACCGATATGTTTACTGCCGAACAAATGAAAGATTGTGTAGAACGAAAAATCACTACTACCAAATCAATCATGCTCATTAATGACGGCAAAGGTAATTTTGAAGTCAAGGCTCTTCCAATCGAGGCACAATATTCTCGTATGGCGGCTATCGAAACAGGAGACTTTGATAATGATGGCATACTTGATATTCTTTTAGCTGGTAATTTCTATGATGTTTTACCAGAATGGGGGCGTTTCGATGCCAGCTACGGTGTATTCTTGAAAGGGAAAGGAAAAGGAGTTTTCCAATCTATAAAAACAAGTGACTCTGGTTTCAAGACAGTGGGTCAGGTAAGAAAAATGTATAAATTAAAAACGGGTGCCAATAAAGAAGTTTTGGTTTTGGCCAAAAACAACGATAAAGCACAAGTATTCGGTTTTAACAAGTAA
- a CDS encoding TonB-dependent receptor, producing the protein MKKLLLWAFLCLATTLLCYEARAQKKSFVLSGLVKDAETGAPLENANILFSGLTLGTSTDSSGKFAIYLPATSYQIVVRMLGYKIKIERFTLNKNLEFEFLLDKTPKILDEVVITAEKSDANVNRAIMGVEKISGKTLKKLPTLMGEADVIRSIMLLPGVTTVGEGASGFNVRGGNVDQNLVLLDGIPLFNTSHLFGFFTGFNADMVQDVSLFKGGIPSMYGGRASSVLDVRLKEGNFDKWSLQGGLGPISSRLLLEGPIFKGKTSIIVGARASLSDFYLRYFNNPSLKNSNANFYDINAKITHRFNNNQRVSLAVYSSDDAFKFAQDTSYYWSTQNLSLKHNALIGTKLSHNFTAFVSKYRYGIKGLKPQYEYNWQPSITQQSIREDLSYEYSNKSKFDFGGDFSVYRNDAGSLLPNSAESIIDPFRMPVQHSREMSIYGGHSLSLNSRMSLDYGLRYAYYQLIGPDNIYTYKANQPREVETITDTLTFKKGSVIQSYGGFEPRFSFAFKVDSSLSIKIGFNRMQQFMHLLSNTMAISPADIWKNSNAQLPQQIADQFSIGVFKNFTNSQNNIFETSAEFYYKNLKNVIDYVDGASLYLNPTVETQLLVGKGYAYGAEFFIKKARGKKLTGWLSYTYSRTFRQIEANANQIGANFGLRFPANFDSPHNIKFVLNNRWTKRLTFNANFTYNTGRPITYPNGRYKIYAFSDVYDYMVKNGLNPRNGLDKKSYVYNGQVFVFLDNATIQEILDGYASPSFTLRNAERIPDYIRLDLGLTLDPKENSKWNSSWNFSIYNILNRQNVYSIYFRSSTGLRNLARTYKLSVLGAAIPSLTYNFKF; encoded by the coding sequence ATGAAAAAACTATTACTTTGGGCATTTTTATGCCTTGCCACTACTTTGCTATGCTATGAAGCCCGAGCTCAGAAAAAGAGTTTTGTGCTTTCTGGTTTGGTAAAAGATGCTGAAACAGGTGCTCCACTCGAAAATGCCAATATCTTATTTTCAGGCCTTACGCTCGGAACATCTACCGATTCCTCGGGTAAGTTTGCTATTTACTTACCTGCTACTTCTTACCAGATTGTGGTAAGAATGTTGGGCTATAAAATCAAAATTGAGCGATTTACTTTAAATAAAAACCTCGAATTTGAATTCTTACTTGATAAAACCCCTAAGATTTTAGATGAGGTAGTTATTACGGCCGAAAAATCAGATGCCAATGTCAATCGGGCGATCATGGGCGTGGAGAAAATTTCAGGAAAAACACTCAAAAAACTCCCGACACTTATGGGTGAAGCCGATGTGATTAGAAGTATAATGCTCTTACCGGGCGTAACTACCGTCGGAGAGGGTGCATCGGGGTTTAATGTACGTGGGGGTAATGTTGACCAAAACTTAGTACTTTTAGATGGGATTCCGCTTTTCAATACTTCTCACCTTTTTGGCTTTTTTACTGGTTTTAATGCTGATATGGTGCAAGATGTGAGCCTTTTCAAAGGCGGCATTCCTTCTATGTATGGCGGAAGAGCTTCTTCTGTGCTTGATGTACGGCTTAAAGAAGGCAATTTTGATAAGTGGAGTTTACAGGGCGGTTTAGGACCAATTTCGAGCCGATTACTTTTAGAAGGACCCATTTTTAAAGGAAAAACTTCCATAATTGTTGGGGCAAGGGCTTCATTATCAGATTTTTACTTACGCTATTTCAATAATCCATCGCTCAAAAATAGTAATGCAAATTTCTACGATATAAACGCAAAAATTACCCACCGATTCAACAATAACCAACGAGTCTCATTAGCGGTCTATTCGAGTGATGATGCCTTCAAATTCGCCCAAGATACTTCTTACTACTGGAGCACCCAAAACCTTAGTCTTAAACACAATGCACTTATTGGCACTAAGCTATCACATAATTTTACTGCCTTTGTCAGCAAATACCGCTACGGCATAAAAGGACTAAAACCACAGTATGAATATAATTGGCAGCCTTCAATCACGCAGCAATCTATTAGAGAAGATTTAAGCTACGAGTATTCTAACAAAAGTAAGTTTGATTTTGGCGGAGATTTCAGTGTCTATCGAAATGATGCTGGTAGTTTATTACCCAATTCTGCTGAATCAATCATTGACCCATTCCGAATGCCTGTGCAGCATTCACGAGAAATGTCGATTTATGGTGGGCATAGCCTCAGCTTGAACTCACGAATGAGCTTAGATTATGGTTTACGCTATGCTTATTATCAACTCATTGGGCCAGATAATATTTATACATACAAAGCCAATCAACCGCGTGAAGTAGAGACCATTACCGATACTCTGACATTCAAGAAAGGTTCGGTCATTCAATCTTATGGGGGTTTCGAACCTCGTTTTTCGTTTGCATTTAAAGTTGATTCAAGTTTATCTATCAAAATTGGGTTCAATCGAATGCAGCAGTTTATGCACTTACTATCGAATACAATGGCTATCTCCCCTGCTGATATTTGGAAAAATAGCAATGCCCAATTGCCTCAACAAATTGCCGACCAATTTTCGATTGGTGTTTTCAAGAACTTCACCAATTCTCAAAATAATATTTTCGAAACTTCGGCTGAGTTCTATTACAAAAACCTTAAAAACGTTATCGACTATGTAGATGGGGCATCTTTATACTTAAATCCAACCGTTGAAACCCAACTTTTGGTTGGAAAAGGATACGCTTATGGGGCCGAATTTTTTATAAAAAAAGCACGTGGTAAAAAACTAACTGGCTGGCTATCATATACTTACTCAAGAACTTTTCGCCAAATCGAGGCAAATGCTAACCAAATTGGAGCCAATTTTGGTTTAAGATTTCCTGCTAATTTCGATTCACCACATAATATAAAGTTTGTATTGAATAATCGCTGGACCAAACGCCTAACTTTCAATGCCAATTTTACTTATAATACTGGTCGCCCGATTACATATCCAAACGGCCGCTACAAAATATATGCATTCAGCGATGTTTATGATTATATGGTAAAAAATGGGCTGAACCCAAGAAATGGCCTCGATAAGAAATCTTATGTTTATAATGGACAAGTTTTTGTTTTTTTAGACAATGCCACCATCCAAGAAATATTAGATGGATATGCTTCGCCAAGCTTTACGCTTCGAAATGCCGAACGAATTCCTGACTATATCAGGTTAGATTTAGGCTTAACACTAGACCCTAAAGAAAATAGTAAATGGAATAGTAGTTGGAATTTTTCGATTTATAATATCCTAAATCGCCAGAATGTATATTCTATCTATTTTAGATCATCGACTGGCTTACGTAATTTGGCTCGTACCTACAAACTTTCTGTTTTGGGGGCTGCCATTCCATCACTAACTTATAATTTTAAATTCTGA